The Deltaproteobacteria bacterium genome has a segment encoding these proteins:
- the dnaK gene encoding molecular chaperone DnaK — protein sequence MGKTIGIDLGTTNSCVAIIEGGDPQVIANVEGNRTTPSIVAFTDSGERLVGQVAKRQAITNPDNTVFAVKRLIGRKFDDPVVQRDIKNLPYKIVKAPNGDAHIEIKGKSYSPAEISAMILGKMKQTAESYLGEKVSEAVITVPAYFNDSQRQATKDAGRIAGLEVKRIINEPTAASLAYGLDKKKDETIAVFDLGGGTFDISVLELGDGVFEVKSTNGDTHLGGEDFDLRIIEYLAQEFLKDQGLDLRKDKMALQRLKEAAEKAKMELSTSMETDINLPFITADASGPKHLNIKLTRAKLEMLVEDLIEKVVGPVQTALKDANIKPADIQEVILVGGMTRMPKVQQRVRDLFGKEPHKGVNPDEVVAVGAAIQAGVLGGEVKDVLLLDVTPLSLGIETLGGVFTKLIEKNTTIPTRKSQIFSTAADSQPAVSIHVLQGEREMAANNKTLGRFELVGIPPAPRGVPQIEVTFDIDANGIVNVSAKDLGTSKEQSIKITASSGLSEEEIRNLVKDAEMHSAEDKKRRDLAEARNMADSYIYQTEKTMKELGDKVDSSTRSTIETAIQGLKTAMEGDDAATIKSKSDELMQASHKLAEQIYAQTAHGQGGAAGGGPGAEAGGGAQEEDVVDADFEEVKDDQK from the coding sequence ATGGGAAAGACAATCGGAATCGATCTCGGTACGACCAATTCGTGTGTTGCGATAATAGAAGGTGGCGATCCCCAGGTCATTGCCAATGTGGAGGGAAACCGTACCACGCCTTCGATTGTGGCATTCACCGATTCCGGTGAGCGGCTGGTGGGCCAGGTGGCCAAGCGCCAGGCCATCACAAACCCGGATAATACGGTTTTCGCGGTAAAGCGTCTGATCGGACGCAAGTTCGATGATCCGGTAGTTCAGCGGGACATTAAGAACCTGCCGTACAAGATCGTCAAAGCGCCCAACGGGGACGCCCACATCGAGATCAAGGGCAAGAGCTATAGCCCTGCCGAGATTTCCGCCATGATCCTCGGCAAAATGAAACAGACGGCGGAAAGCTATCTGGGCGAGAAGGTCAGCGAGGCGGTGATCACCGTACCTGCGTATTTTAATGACAGCCAGCGGCAGGCGACGAAAGACGCCGGCCGGATCGCGGGTCTCGAGGTCAAACGGATCATCAACGAACCGACGGCCGCGTCCCTTGCCTACGGGCTGGACAAAAAGAAAGACGAAACAATCGCCGTCTTCGACTTGGGCGGAGGAACCTTCGACATATCTGTTCTCGAACTTGGCGACGGCGTTTTTGAAGTCAAATCGACCAATGGCGATACGCATCTGGGCGGAGAGGACTTCGACCTGCGGATAATCGAGTATCTGGCTCAGGAATTCTTGAAGGATCAGGGTCTCGACCTGCGAAAGGACAAAATGGCGCTGCAGCGCCTGAAAGAAGCGGCTGAAAAGGCAAAGATGGAGCTTTCCACGTCCATGGAAACGGACATCAACCTGCCCTTCATCACGGCCGACGCCAGCGGTCCCAAGCATCTGAACATCAAGCTGACACGGGCAAAACTCGAGATGTTGGTGGAGGATCTGATTGAAAAAGTGGTCGGACCCGTTCAAACGGCCCTCAAGGACGCGAACATTAAACCGGCGGACATTCAAGAGGTGATTCTGGTGGGTGGCATGACCCGTATGCCCAAGGTGCAGCAACGGGTCCGGGATCTGTTCGGCAAGGAGCCGCACAAAGGCGTGAATCCGGATGAGGTTGTGGCCGTAGGCGCCGCCATTCAGGCCGGCGTGCTCGGAGGGGAAGTCAAGGACGTGTTGCTTTTGGACGTGACTCCGCTTTCCCTCGGAATCGAAACCCTGGGCGGCGTGTTTACGAAATTGATCGAAAAGAACACCACGATTCCGACCCGGAAAAGCCAGATCTTTTCCACAGCCGCGGATAGCCAGCCTGCCGTGAGCATTCATGTGTTGCAGGGCGAACGTGAGATGGCGGCGAACAACAAGACCTTGGGCCGGTTCGAACTGGTGGGCATTCCACCGGCTCCGCGCGGCGTTCCCCAGATCGAGGTCACCTTCGATATCGACGCAAACGGTATAGTGAACGTATCGGCCAAAGACCTGGGTACGAGCAAGGAACAGTCCATCAAGATCACGGCGTCCAGCGGCCTCTCCGAGGAAGAAATCCGGAACCTCGTCAAGGATGCTGAAATGCACTCGGCGGAGGATAAAAAGAGGCGGGATCTCGCTGAAGCGCGCAACATGGCGGACTCGTACATCTATCAAACCGAGAAGACCATGAAGGAACTCGGAGATAAGGTGGATTCGTCCACACGCAGCACCATCGAAACAGCCATCCAGGGGCTCAAAACCGCTATGGAGGGCGATGACGCGGCGACAATCAAGTCGAAATCCGATGAATTGATGCAAGCGTCACACAAGCTGGCGGAGCAGATCTATGCCCAGACCGCGCACGGGCAGGGCGGTGCGGCAGGCGGAGGTCCCGGGGCTGAAGCCGGAGGCGGCGCCCAAGAGGAAGACGTGGTGGACGCCGACTTCGAAGAGGTGAAAGACGACCAGAAGTAA
- the grpE gene encoding nucleotide exchange factor GrpE, which translates to MSKAIKIEVKDMNAPEQSNDRTDKKEEDVSELDVESEVQRAGDMTQEREEATEDALARKEKEAKENYDRWLRCQAEFENYKKRQERDRVEFCRYANEGIIKQLLPTLDNLERAITHSRNGNATDSLIEGVELTLNGLMDALQKQGLKRIEAVGEKFDPNFHEAVMTEENNKVEDMTVLSEVLKGYLLHDRVIRPSMVVVAKEPS; encoded by the coding sequence GTGTCGAAAGCGATTAAGATCGAGGTGAAGGATATGAATGCGCCGGAACAGAGCAACGACCGGACAGATAAAAAAGAGGAAGACGTTTCCGAGCTCGACGTTGAATCCGAAGTGCAGCGGGCGGGCGATATGACCCAGGAACGGGAGGAAGCCACCGAGGACGCTTTAGCCCGGAAGGAAAAGGAAGCCAAAGAGAATTACGACAGGTGGCTCCGGTGTCAGGCGGAGTTCGAAAATTACAAGAAACGGCAGGAAAGAGATCGTGTGGAGTTCTGCCGATACGCCAATGAAGGCATCATCAAACAACTTCTGCCGACCCTCGATAATCTGGAACGCGCCATCACTCATTCCAGAAATGGAAACGCCACCGACAGCCTTATCGAAGGAGTGGAACTAACTCTCAACGGTCTTATGGACGCCTTGCAGAAGCAAGGCTTGAAACGGATCGAGGCGGTGGGCGAAAAATTCGACCCCAACTTTCATGAAGCGGTCATGACGGAAGAAAACAACAAAGTGGAAGATATGACCGTACTCTCGGAAGTGTTGAAGGGTTACCTTTTACACGATCGAGTAATCCGGCCTTCCATGGTCGTGGTCGCCAAAGAACCGTCGTGA
- the smpB gene encoding SsrA-binding protein SmpB, translating to MFKLICQNKKARRDCEVEETFEAGISLRGTEVKSLRLGKADLKDGYVRVEAGEAFLHGVHIGAYPFAHYDNHDPERERKLLLHKREIKRLMGKIQQKGFTVIPLRMYFKDDTIKVEIALAKGRKVYDKREDLKRRAEQRDMDRTVKQHRP from the coding sequence ATTTTTAAGCTCATCTGCCAAAATAAGAAAGCCCGCAGGGACTGTGAAGTCGAAGAGACCTTCGAGGCCGGCATTTCTCTCAGGGGTACGGAAGTTAAGTCGCTACGGCTTGGAAAAGCGGATCTGAAGGACGGATACGTGCGCGTGGAGGCCGGCGAGGCGTTTCTGCACGGTGTTCATATCGGCGCGTACCCGTTTGCCCACTATGACAATCACGACCCGGAACGGGAACGTAAGCTGCTGCTGCACAAGAGGGAAATCAAGAGGCTCATGGGGAAGATCCAACAAAAGGGATTTACCGTCATTCCTCTCAGAATGTATTTCAAAGACGACACAATCAAGGTGGAGATCGCCCTGGCCAAAGGCCGGAAGGTCTACGACAAAAGAGAAGATCTGAAACGACGCGCCGAGCAGCGCGATATGGATCGGACCGTCAAGCAGCACCGTCCGTGA
- a CDS encoding GIY-YIG nuclease family protein, producing the protein MSWFVYILRCSDGSYYTGHTEDPEARLRVHNSGKGPSYTAARRPVVLRYAESHPSKEAAVQRERRLKKWSRAKKQALINGDTATLKEMSKCRNPSAGRSK; encoded by the coding sequence ATGAGTTGGTTTGTGTATATTCTCCGATGTTCAGATGGCTCCTACTACACAGGCCATACCGAAGATCCTGAAGCTCGGTTACGCGTCCATAATTCCGGAAAAGGGCCGAGCTACACGGCAGCGCGACGTCCTGTCGTCCTCCGATACGCGGAATCCCACCCAAGCAAGGAAGCCGCGGTGCAGCGCGAACGCCGGCTCAAGAAATGGTCCCGTGCAAAAAAGCAGGCTCTGATAAACGGTGACACCGCGACGCTCAAGGAAATGTCAAAATGCCGAAACCCGTCAGCGGGACGATCCAAATGA
- a CDS encoding GxxExxY protein encodes MSDANSSREDAKARRDIEEVAATVVDTALQLHRDLGPGLLESVYEAVLAKMLEQRGLLVERQKPVPIRYLGVALDEGFRLDLLVDGQLIVELKSVENIHPVHPKQVLTYLRLMNLPLGLLINFGAPLLKEGLQRMVNKHTNFASSRLRVHQQNEAQS; translated from the coding sequence CTGTCCGATGCCAATTCCTCACGCGAAGACGCGAAGGCGCGAAGGGATATCGAGGAAGTGGCTGCGACCGTAGTCGATACAGCGCTGCAACTGCATCGGGATTTGGGGCCGGGGTTGCTGGAATCCGTCTATGAGGCAGTTCTGGCCAAAATGCTGGAACAGCGAGGGCTGTTGGTCGAGAGACAAAAGCCGGTCCCCATCCGTTACCTGGGCGTCGCACTCGACGAAGGCTTTCGGCTGGACTTGCTGGTTGACGGTCAGCTGATCGTCGAACTGAAGTCGGTCGAAAACATCCATCCGGTTCATCCCAAGCAGGTCCTGACCTATCTGCGACTGATGAACCTGCCCCTCGGGCTGCTCATCAACTTCGGGGCGCCGCTCCTGAAGGAAGGCCTCCAGCGCATGGTCAACAAACACACCAACTTCGCGTCTTCGCGCCTTCGCGTGCACCAACAGAACGAGGCACAGTCATGA
- a CDS encoding DUF2971 domain-containing protein, which produces MTTPNQNSVSPPVSEVWFCFKSQTLFKLPSFLFLNLIADSRPNAKKNKKFDRLSCWADDLPKDQNDREIVALIKYLQTNVPWRDLSRFVTVSADSNAHIDRMWKGKRNTLASYRIEIHQKELPPELYRYEKLNQKRLERLFTAGELFLSSPSSFNDPFDCSFDEETRSAFIGCGMKSLCAERNNILMFSHYADNHQGVCLGFEPVQLAKSMSNQAESIVADIRPVWYFNKMPPIGFKSEPALCATCKDEVWSYEKEYRLFLAKSGSLLPVGSYSFSPEALQSVVFGCRATHESIAFVKSISRDIRHLKYYKALREPNQFCVKLLEIPKL; this is translated from the coding sequence ATGACAACTCCCAACCAGAACAGCGTATCCCCCCCGGTTTCTGAAGTGTGGTTCTGCTTCAAATCACAGACCCTATTCAAGCTGCCGAGTTTCCTTTTCCTAAATCTGATCGCTGATTCACGACCAAACGCGAAAAAAAACAAGAAGTTCGATAGGCTTTCTTGCTGGGCAGACGATCTGCCAAAGGATCAAAATGACCGAGAGATCGTGGCTCTTATCAAGTATCTTCAAACTAATGTACCCTGGCGAGATCTTTCTCGTTTCGTGACTGTTTCTGCAGATTCAAATGCCCACATAGATCGCATGTGGAAAGGGAAACGCAACACCCTTGCTTCCTACAGAATCGAGATCCATCAGAAGGAGCTGCCACCGGAGTTATACCGATATGAGAAATTAAATCAAAAGCGTCTTGAACGTCTTTTCACAGCTGGTGAGCTCTTCTTGTCGTCGCCAAGTAGTTTTAATGATCCATTCGACTGCAGTTTTGACGAAGAGACCCGATCGGCCTTTATCGGATGCGGGATGAAATCCTTATGCGCGGAAAGAAACAATATTCTCATGTTCTCACACTACGCGGATAATCATCAGGGTGTTTGTCTGGGCTTTGAGCCCGTACAACTCGCTAAATCGATGTCCAACCAAGCTGAAAGCATTGTGGCAGACATCCGGCCGGTATGGTATTTTAACAAGATGCCGCCAATCGGTTTTAAGTCAGAACCGGCGCTCTGCGCTACGTGCAAGGACGAAGTCTGGAGTTACGAGAAAGAGTATCGTCTATTTCTTGCAAAAAGCGGCTCATTGCTCCCTGTAGGATCGTATTCATTCAGCCCCGAGGCTCTGCAGTCCGTGGTTTTCGGCTGCCGCGCCACACATGAAAGCATAGCATTCGTTAAGTCAATATCCAGAGACATAAGGCACCTGAAGTACTACAAAGCCCTCCGTGAACCCAATCAATTCTGCGTGAAATTGCTGGAAATCCCAAAGTTATGA